Below is a genomic region from Neorhodopirellula lusitana.
ATGCGATCGCGAGTCGGCAAAGATCGCAGGTGAATGGCAGCGACTATGCTCGGGTTTCTTCTAGCCGTTTGACGAGTTTGTTGTACTGGCCTCGCGGCAGGAACACGCGGTAGCATCCATTGCTGAGTTCGCTAAAATTGACGTTGTCTTGCGTGTCTGAGTCCCAGCTCACGATCTGACGAGAGTACAGGTCGATGTCAATGAAATAGTAAAACTTCGAGGCTGGGTCTTTTCGGTTTGTGGCCATTTTAACAATCAAATGTCTTTGGGTTTTCCCTAGGAAATGCGATAGACCGCACAGCGGACGGTTCTACATCTTTGGTGCCAATGAAGCGGGAAGCTGTGAGTCATGAGTGATTATGCCATGCGAACGCCTGGTGCCAAAGAACGAAGATGATCCCGGAACTGCTAGCTTAGAAAAGGTTGTGCGTCGAGTTGACACAATCGTCATTGCATCCATTGCACCAGGATGCATCTGGGGCCGACCAGCCGGCGTGGTGAATGAACCTGGAGGCCAAGGTGGGAGAACCACGGAGGCCCAGTTGGAAGAACCACGGAGGCACAGAGGAGCACAGAGTTCGGTCGGACGCGATCGTATCCTCCGTGACCCTCCGTGTCTCAGTGGTTACATCCCCGCCGCGCCACCGGTCGCCTCAAGTGTAGCGAGTTCACACGAATGAACAGCTTCAGGATATTGGAGCGAAGTGGTTGGCTCACGTCATCAGCGACACCACTAGTCCGGCGATCAGTCCGTAAACCAACATCGGCCAGATGGTTCGTTTCAGGATGTATCCCTCGTGATGGTGCAGGCCCACTACCGTCGACACGGCGACGATGTTGTGGATGCACACCATGTTTCCCATTGACGCGCCGACCGACTGAGACGCGAGCACGGCAGCCGGGGCCAGCCCCAGGCTGATTGCTGCGTTCTGCTGGATCGCACCGAAGGTCATCGCCGAAACGGTGGCCGACCCTGAGAAGAACGAGCCGAGAGCTCCCAGGAAAGACGCGCCAAATTTCCAGCCGGGACCCAGCACTTTGGCCAACGAAGAACCAATGACCGCGGCACAGGATTCGTCGCCTCCGTATCGAAGTAGCTCAACCAGGATAAGGGCCCCAAACAGTGCGATCGCTGGCAAATGCATCCGCCCGGCCGACTCGCGGATCACTTTGCCACACTGGTTCTTGTCCATTCGGAAAATGACGAAGCTGACTAGTGAAACTAGGATGAAAGGAATTAGCGACGGCACGTAAAGCGTCTTGAACTGCCAGCCCACACCGTCAACACCAAACACCCCGTTCATGCTTAAGGCCAGCGAACGTGCAACGGAGATCTCGCCCAATGAACCCAGTTGGAATGAAAAAATCGGATCCATGTCGATCAACATGTCCTTGATCCCCAGTTGCTTGATTCTGGTTACCACCAGTACCACGACCGTTCCCCAAAGCGGGAAGGCTGCCTTGATGATCTTCTTTGCCGGAACCCGTTTTTCGCTGTCAAAGTCCTCGGCCTTCTGAAGGCCGATGTTGTATCTGGCAAGGACGACCGTGATCACCAAGCCGATCAAACCGCCGATGATCGTTGGAAACTCGTAGCTGATGAACGACAGTCCAACGTAGGGAATCACGCAGCTCAAAATGGACAGGTAAATGAACACGATGTTCTGGCGGATCTCTTTCCATGAAGTCGCAAATCGCAACGCGATGACTGGGATGACCAGTGCGGCAACGCCATGAATGATTGCCGACTTTGCTCCGATCTCAAGCATCATTTCATGGCTAAGCTCGAGGCTCTGGTAGCCGAACCAGGTGGGAGTGCCGACGGCTCCAAAGGAAACCGGCACACTGTTCATGACCAGGCAAATCAGTGCTGCGCGGACAGGTGCGAAACCCAGTCCGACCAAGATCGGAGCCGCCAGGGCAGCCGGTGTTCCAAATCCGCTGGCACCTTCGACCAGGAATGCGAACGCCCAGGCGATAATCATCAGTTCGCCGATTTTGTTGCCGGTGATCGTCGCGAGCATCTCGCGAATCACATCCATCGCGCCAGAATGCTCCATCGTGCTGAACAGAAAGATCGCACCCCAGACAATCAGGATTGGAGTCATTGCCTGAAACACGCCCGAAAACGCTACCG
It encodes:
- a CDS encoding L-lactate permease; the encoded protein is MKEVLLALGPIVVLVILMTKAHPWPAYKALPFAAFLMYLVKTIGFELEANVANAVAFSGVFQAMTPILIVWGAIFLFSTMEHSGAMDVIREMLATITGNKIGELMIIAWAFAFLVEGASGFGTPAALAAPILVGLGFAPVRAALICLVMNSVPVSFGAVGTPTWFGYQSLELSHEMMLEIGAKSAIIHGVAALVIPVIALRFATSWKEIRQNIVFIYLSILSCVIPYVGLSFISYEFPTIIGGLIGLVITVVLARYNIGLQKAEDFDSEKRVPAKKIIKAAFPLWGTVVVLVVTRIKQLGIKDMLIDMDPIFSFQLGSLGEISVARSLALSMNGVFGVDGVGWQFKTLYVPSLIPFILVSLVSFVIFRMDKNQCGKVIRESAGRMHLPAIALFGALILVELLRYGGDESCAAVIGSSLAKVLGPGWKFGASFLGALGSFFSGSATVSAMTFGAIQQNAAISLGLAPAAVLASQSVGASMGNMVCIHNIVAVSTVVGLHHHEGYILKRTIWPMLVYGLIAGLVVSLMT